Proteins from one Nitrospinota bacterium genomic window:
- a CDS encoding chitobiase/beta-hexosaminidase C-terminal domain-containing protein: DGAGTGCAGTYYTTDGSGPTTASTVYSSAISISSNATLKFFSVDNAGNSEVVKAETYTITPVNTGTGTGTTTDTGTGTGTTTDTGTGTGTTTDTGTGTGTGTATDTTDPKVTATAEGCFIATAAYGSYLDPHVKTLRDFRDGILLDSETGRVFVDIYYTYSPYFADMIEDSPVLRSAARLGLTPLVFGIEHPREAGFITLLIAMSFGYAGLRNERRRTVHDTSL; the protein is encoded by the coding sequence CGATGGCGCTGGTACCGGCTGTGCGGGAACGTACTATACAACGGATGGAAGTGGTCCTACCACAGCATCGACTGTCTACTCTTCAGCAATTTCAATATCCAGCAATGCTACATTGAAATTCTTCTCAGTGGATAACGCCGGAAATAGTGAGGTAGTAAAGGCAGAAACGTATACCATCACGCCAGTTAATACCGGCACGGGAACGGGAACTACGACTGACACCGGCACGGGAACGGGAACTACGACTGACACCGGCACGGGAACGGGAACTACGACTGACACCGGCACGGGAACGGGAACCGGCACTGCGACGGATACCACTGACCCCAAGGTCACTGCGACCGCTGAAGGTTGTTTCATAGCTACAGCCGCGTATGGAAGTTATCTCGACCCGCATGTCAAGACACTGCGCGATTTCCGCGACGGGATCCTCCTGGATAGCGAGACGGGAAGGGTGTTCGTAGACATCTATTACACATACTCACCATATTTTGCGGACATGATTGAGGATTCACCGGTTTTAAGGAGTGCCGCAAGACTTGGTCTTACACCGCTGGTTTTTGGCATAGAACATCCGCGTGAGGCAGGATTTATAACATTGTTGATTGCTATGTCGTTTGGATATGCCGGTTTGCGTAACGAAAGACGAAGAACAGTTCACGATACGTCTCTTTGA